TTTTAAAGTTTGCGCTACCGGTTCCCAGACATCGACCATTGTTTTATCTTCAAATTCCGTCTTCCCACGTTTTTTGATTCCGGCTAGCCCTTGTTCGACTACGTTGCCTAACTGTTCATAAGAATCAATTGTTTCGAGGCCTTTCGTTTCTTTGACCATATTCATCAAAGCAGAACCATACAATGGACCTGAAGCTCCTCCAACCTTAGAAATCATCGCCATTGAAAATACTTGAAAAATATCACTGATCGTCTCTGGTTGTTTTTGTTCAAACGATTCTTCATAAGCATTCACACCGCGAGCCATATTGTTTCCATGATCCCCATCTCCAATGGGAGTGTCTAAATCACTTAAATATTCTTTGTTTTCTCTTATTTTGTCTGTAAATGTCGCAAACCAAGTTTGTACGTCTTTCGCCGTTAATTGCATAAATTCTTCCTCCTTACCAAGAAATCGTAATAACTTCACTTTCTAAAGCTTCTTTGATTGTTTCATCGTCTAAGTCAATGAGAGTTAACGAGACCCCTTCCATGTCAAGAGAAGTCATATAGTTGCCCACTTTATGGAAAGTCACTTCAATATTTTGTTCTTTTAACAGATTTAACACATCATTCATGAAAATAAATTGTTCCATCAAAGGTGTACCGCCCATTCCATTGACCAATACCCCCATTTTTTGAGGTTGCTTGTCATAGTCGGACAAAATTTTGCTAACTAATTCTTTGGCTAAATCTTTAGAAGGTTGTAATTTTTCACGACGGTAACCTGCTTCTCCGTGAATACCCACGCCATACTCAATTTCATCTTCTGCTAGCTCAAAACCAGGTTTCCCTACTTCAGGAACGGTCGCTGCATGCAAGGCTAAACCGATTGTTTTAATTTTTTTCACGACGTCATCGCCTAGTTGCTTTAATTCATCTAGAGAAGCCCCACTACGAGCGGCGTTTCCTAAAATTTTATGCACCAGAACGGTCCCTGCAACCCCTCGTTTGCCTGCAGTAAATTCACTGTCTTCAACCGCGATATCGTCATCAACCACCACAATTTTAGACTGAATATCGTCCATTTCCGCCATTTCTTGAGCCATTTCAAAATTTAAATTATCACCTGTATAATTTTTGACGATCAATAAAACACCTTCGCCTTGGTCAGCTTCTTGCATGGCTATTTGAATTTGGTCAGGGGTAGGCGAGGTGAAGACATCGCCAGCTACGGCAGCACTCAACATCCCATCGCCTACAAAACCCGCATGTGAAGGTTCGTGACCGCTACCTCCGCCAGAAACTAAGGCGACTTGTTTTTTATTCTCATTTTTGGCAATGACACGAGAATCTTCTATGCGATGAACGAGACCAGGATAACTCGCTGATAAGCCTCGTAACATTTCTTCAATAATATCATCTGTTTGGTTAATAATTTTTTTCATTATACACCCTCCGTTTACTTTTTATGACCAATCTTTTTCCCCAGCGTTTTGTGCTTCTGAGATCATTTGTTGCACGTCACTTGTCGTACTAGCCGTGATCGCCGCAGCAAAGGCGCCTTCAACTAAAGGAGCATCTACCAGATAATAACGCTTTTGTTGCTCTTCTTCTAGCATGTCTTGCGCCATTTCCGCATTCATAATGGCACTTCCAATATCGGCAAAAACTAAGAATTGATCTTCTTCATCCGCCTCGTTGACCGCATCAACAATTTTTATCGGATCAGAACCTATCTCGTTATCTACTGTACCACCTAAGGAATAGATGGATACATCATTTGACGTTTGCATTTGTTCGATCATCTTTTTGATTCCATCCGTAATTTCTTTACTATGAGAAAGTAGCAAAAGGCTGGTTTTCATCTTATTCTCTCCTCTACTATTAGACTGACTCCTACATCTCTTCCTACGAGTAGTTCCATCTGAAATTTTGCAAGAAAGCGTTTTATACACTTTTTATCTTATCATAACTAAAACAAAGTAACAATTTTTTGAAATAACTAAAAAGATCAACGGAATAAACTTCCGTTGGTCCTAATTTATTACTTATTTTCTATTTTCTACATCGCGTAAAGCTTGTTGAGCACCTACGTTTAGAATACTCCAAGGTCGATCAAAATCTGGTTGGAAGAAGAAATCTGCGTAAGCTAGATCTTCCAATGTCAATTTTTCTTGAATAGCTAGAGAGATCACATTTATATTTTGTGTAACATCTTCTCTAGACATGATTTGGCCACCCAAAATTCTTGTCGTATTTGGATCATAGGTTAATTTGAAATAAACTTCTGCGTTACCGTGTTTTTCTGGGACAAATGGTGGACGATAACTGTCCGTTACCAATGTAGACATTGTTTCTACACCATACGTTTCAGCCGTTCCTTCTTTAATTCCTGTAGAAGCAAAATTATAATCAAAAAGTGAAAGTGCACTAGAGCCAGAAACACTTGGCATCGCCTTTTTGTACCCTAGAGCATTCTTAGCAGCAAAACGTCCTTGACGTCTAGCATTGGAAGCTAAAGCAATACGTGTTTCTTTGCCGTCAGTTGGAGCAAATTTTACTAAAGTAGCATCCCCAATGGCATAAATATCTGGGACACTGGTTTGTAGGTAGTCATCAATTTGAATTAAACCACCAGACGTTAGTTCTAATGTATCTCCTAACCATTTTGTGTTTGGTTTAATTCCTGCAGCCACAACAACTAGATCTGCATCATAAGTCCCTTGGTCAGTCACAACTTTGCTGACTTTTCCATCTTTTCCTTCAAAGCGTTGGATATTTTGCCCAGGAGCAGCTTGGACGTTATTATTTTCCATTTCTTTTGTTAAAATATCTGTAAATTCTTCATCCAAGTAAGTGTCCAACATTCTTGGTAATACATCGATTACTGTTACGTTCATGCCAGCATTGGCAAAAACTTCTGCAGCTTCAATACCGATATATCCAGCACCAACGATAACTACATTACGCACGTCTGGATCAACCGTTTTTTGTTTTAATTTAATTGCCCAGTCACGACCGCGCATCGCATAGACGTTTTCCAAATCGGTGCCTTCAACAGGTAAGGTTGCAGGAACAGCACCAGGGCTTAGGATCAATTTATCATAAGTTTCATCGCGTTCTGTACCATCCTGATGGTTAATAACGTGAACCGTACGCTTATCTGGGTCAATAGCTGTAATTTCTTGCTCGACAAACACAGAAACGCCTTTTGATCGCATTTCTTCTGGCGTTGCATAGCTGACGTCATTTACATTTTTGACATAGCCTTCAAGATAAAGCTGCATACCACAAGACAAGAACGAGATGAAGTCCCCTTTTTCATACCATTGGATTTCTGTATCTGGTTCATCCATCAATAATTCACGAACTGCTTCGTATCCACCGTGGGAAGAGCCAACAACGATAACTTTCATGTAATTCCCTCCATTTATTAAAGTTCCAGATGTGAAAACACCTACTTTCACTTTAAAGCAGAAGCTCCCCCATTGCAACCAAATCTTTTACCATGAAGGAAGTCATTTTATTGTTGAAGCAAATTTCTTGACCAGATTTTCACAAAAGAAGAGGAGCATTGCTTACTTATAGAAATCATTTCACAAATGAATGCTCGTTCTCAAAGATTTTATTTATTTTTTGAATAGAAAAAAATATTAAGATTTTTTGCGTATTTATTATAAAGAGGTTATTAAAGGAGAGTATTTATGGATAAAAGGAAAATGGCTCATGAGCTACAACAACTTTATATTTTAAGTCAACGTATTTCTAGCTTTAAAGAAGATTTTCGTTATCAAAATCTTTATCACGGCTATTTAGGAGAGATTTATCTGGACCAACTAGTTCAGATTTTCGGTGAGAAATTTGAGTATTTAGATGACCTTACCTTAGTTTTTAAGGAAACGACAGTACAAATTGATAAAATCTTCATAGTAAACAATACTATTTTTCTCATTGATATGAAGTATTATCAAGGACACTATATTTTTCAAAATAATAATTGGTATAAAAACGGGAAAATCTTACTAAAAAATATCTTTGAACAACTTCGCAAGGCCCAACGAGTGGTACAAAATATTTTTGATCAACATCATCTTCCTCTAAAGGTTGAAGGCGTATTAGCTTTTATGAATCCTGACGCAACAATTGAAATTATGGATAATGTAGCTGAAAAAGTATTATTTTATCAAGATATCCCTAATTGGCTATACGAACTAAACACTTACAAAACAACGAGTGATGTTAAAAATTG
This region of Tetragenococcus osmophilus genomic DNA includes:
- a CDS encoding FAD-dependent oxidoreductase; this translates as MKVIVVGSSHGGYEAVRELLMDEPDTEIQWYEKGDFISFLSCGMQLYLEGYVKNVNDVSYATPEEMRSKGVSVFVEQEITAIDPDKRTVHVINHQDGTERDETYDKLILSPGAVPATLPVEGTDLENVYAMRGRDWAIKLKQKTVDPDVRNVVIVGAGYIGIEAAEVFANAGMNVTVIDVLPRMLDTYLDEEFTDILTKEMENNNVQAAPGQNIQRFEGKDGKVSKVVTDQGTYDADLVVVAAGIKPNTKWLGDTLELTSGGLIQIDDYLQTSVPDIYAIGDATLVKFAPTDGKETRIALASNARRQGRFAAKNALGYKKAMPSVSGSSALSLFDYNFASTGIKEGTAETYGVETMSTLVTDSYRPPFVPEKHGNAEVYFKLTYDPNTTRILGGQIMSREDVTQNINVISLAIQEKLTLEDLAYADFFFQPDFDRPWSILNVGAQQALRDVENRK
- the dhaK gene encoding dihydroxyacetone kinase subunit DhaK, which gives rise to MKKIINQTDDIIEEMLRGLSASYPGLVHRIEDSRVIAKNENKKQVALVSGGGSGHEPSHAGFVGDGMLSAAVAGDVFTSPTPDQIQIAMQEADQGEGVLLIVKNYTGDNLNFEMAQEMAEMDDIQSKIVVVDDDIAVEDSEFTAGKRGVAGTVLVHKILGNAARSGASLDELKQLGDDVVKKIKTIGLALHAATVPEVGKPGFELAEDEIEYGVGIHGEAGYRREKLQPSKDLAKELVSKILSDYDKQPQKMGVLVNGMGGTPLMEQFIFMNDVLNLLKEQNIEVTFHKVGNYMTSLDMEGVSLTLIDLDDETIKEALESEVITISW
- the dhaM gene encoding dihydroxyacetone kinase phosphoryl donor subunit DhaM, with amino-acid sequence MKTSLLLLSHSKEITDGIKKMIEQMQTSNDVSIYSLGGTVDNEIGSDPIKIVDAVNEADEEDQFLVFADIGSAIMNAEMAQDMLEEEQQKRYYLVDAPLVEGAFAAAITASTTSDVQQMISEAQNAGEKDWS
- the dhaL gene encoding dihydroxyacetone kinase subunit DhaL, producing the protein MQLTAKDVQTWFATFTDKIRENKEYLSDLDTPIGDGDHGNNMARGVNAYEESFEQKQPETISDIFQVFSMAMISKVGGASGPLYGSALMNMVKETKGLETIDSYEQLGNVVEQGLAGIKKRGKTEFEDKTMVDVWEPVAQTLKEGSLNKEQIAQAKEHTKDLIAKKGRASYLGERSKGHIDPGAASSALLFDALVEVVA
- a CDS encoding nuclease-related domain-containing protein: MDKRKMAHELQQLYILSQRISSFKEDFRYQNLYHGYLGEIYLDQLVQIFGEKFEYLDDLTLVFKETTVQIDKIFIVNNTIFLIDMKYYQGHYIFQNNNWYKNGKILLKNIFEQLRKAQRVVQNIFDQHHLPLKVEGVLAFMNPDATIEIMDNVAEKVLFYQDIPNWLYELNTYKTTSDVKNWKAILQHYCVPAFKSQKRIPIEDIKYFKKGICCRSCHGFQTTENHNFIVCSCGHREPKVTACARTICEFGVLFHDRELKRKELQLFFGDSINPRYLAFILSKYFPVAKRAGHMSTRKNKGILFEYWFEDEMDYFHSLEKS